One Eurosta solidaginis isolate ZX-2024a chromosome 5, ASM4086904v1, whole genome shotgun sequence DNA segment encodes these proteins:
- the sturkopf gene encoding lipid droplet-associated hydrolase, translating to MVYNDSKFEAIKMKEAFVNIRGVPTHIITWGRWIEDPVDVQEIVLCIPGNPGLVGFYLEFLEELYKQLEEKIPIWIIGHMGHEEPEKDSNSKVPRLKDNEKVFNLDGQLKHKTEFIQRFVPANTKMHLIGHSIGAWMVVHLLENPHLRERVRKCYLLFPTLERMLISSNGWNFSKIGVPLYATLGFLIPLFNRLPKFVQKYAVQMYFWLSNIPKTFINTALEYSKAPVMEKVVFLANDEMARVRDLDSKLIEKHLPLLKLYYGTTDGWVPVKYYNELCAQFPEIDAELDKECIDHAFVLRYSNNMAHIVGKMIEEHSAILK from the exons atggtttacAATGATTCAAAGTTTGAAGCAATCAAAATGAAGGAGGCTTTTGTAAACATTCGCGGTGTTCCGACTCACATAATTACATGGGGGCGATGGATCGAAGATCCTGTAGATGTGCAGGAAATTGTGCTGTGCATACCAGGAAATCCTGGTTTGGTAGGATTCTATTTGGAATTTCTTGAGGAATTATACAAGCAACTGGAGGAGAAAATCCCAATATGGATAATAG GCCACATGGGGCATGAAGAACCAGAAAAAGATAGCAATTCAAAAGTTCCACGCCTCAAAGACAATGAGAAAGTTTTTAACCTAGATGGACAATTAAAACATAAAACAGAATTTATACAACGTTTTGTGCCAGCTAATACTAAAATGCATCTTATTGGCCATTCAATTGGCGCATGGATGGTGGTCCACTTATTAGAAAATCCACATTTGCGTGAGCGTGTAAGAAAATGTTACCTTCTATTTCCAACATTGGAGCGAATGTTGATATCATCAAATGGTTGGAATTTTAGCAAAATCGGTGTGCCACTTTACGCCACATTGGGTTTTCTAATACCACTTTTCAATCGCTTACCAAAATTTGTGCAAAAATACGCTGTACAAATGTACTTCTGGCTTTCGAACATTCCAAAAACATTTATAAATACCGCCTTGGAATACTCTAAAGCGCCAGTAATGGAAAAAGTAGTATTTTTGGCAAACGATGAAATGGCTCGGGTAAGGGATTTAGATAGCAAATTAATTGAGAAACATTTacctttattaaaattgtattatGGTACTACGGACGGGTGGGTGCCAGTTAAATATTACAATGAATTATGCGCTCAATTCCCTGAGATCGATGCTGAATTGGATAAGGAGTGTATTGACCATGCATTTGTTTTAAGATACTCAAATAATATGGCTCATATTGTTGGAAAAATGATTGAGGAACATTCCGCTATTTTAAAGTAA